A section of the Rummeliibacillus pycnus genome encodes:
- the gnd gene encoding phosphogluconate dehydrogenase (NAD(+)-dependent, decarboxylating), with product MNIGLVGLGKMGYNLGLNLMKHKHTVMAFDVNEEASKKFIKDGGQTFSSLQELVNTLPKPRVIWLMVPAGDITINTINELKGILDTGDILIDGGNSHYKEAISIAEELKQQGIFFMDVGTSGGTSGALNGACMMIGGEEQAFKVIEPFIKDICVDKGYLFAGKSGSGHFLKMIHNGIEYGMMQAIAEGFEVLEKSPFDYDYEKVAEMWNHGSVIRSWLMELTQNAFSKDPKLDEIRGVMHSSGEGKWTVETALELKAPVPVTTLALMMRYRSLEEDTFTGKVVAALRNEFGGHAVEKK from the coding sequence ATGAATATTGGTTTAGTTGGGTTAGGGAAAATGGGTTATAACCTTGGATTAAATTTAATGAAACATAAACATACAGTGATGGCATTTGATGTGAATGAAGAAGCATCAAAAAAATTCATCAAAGATGGTGGACAAACATTTTCTTCCTTACAAGAATTAGTGAATACATTGCCAAAACCACGTGTTATTTGGCTGATGGTACCTGCAGGCGACATTACTATTAATACGATCAATGAATTGAAGGGGATTCTTGATACAGGTGATATATTAATTGATGGTGGTAATTCACATTATAAAGAAGCTATAAGTATTGCTGAGGAATTAAAACAACAAGGCATCTTCTTCATGGATGTCGGTACTAGTGGTGGTACTTCCGGTGCATTAAACGGTGCATGTATGATGATTGGTGGAGAAGAACAAGCGTTTAAAGTAATCGAACCATTCATCAAAGATATTTGTGTGGATAAAGGCTACTTGTTTGCAGGTAAATCAGGAAGTGGACATTTCTTGAAAATGATTCATAATGGTATTGAATACGGTATGATGCAAGCAATTGCAGAAGGGTTTGAAGTCTTAGAAAAAAGCCCATTTGATTATGATTATGAAAAAGTTGCAGAAATGTGGAACCATGGTTCTGTTATTCGTTCCTGGTTAATGGAATTAACACAAAATGCATTTTCTAAAGATCCAAAGCTAGATGAAATTAGAGGTGTTATGCATTCTTCTGGTGAAGGAAAATGGACAGTTGAAACTGCTCTAGAGCTAAAAGCACCTGTTCCTGTAACAACACTTGCTTTAATGATGCGTTATCGTTCTTTAGAAGAAGATACATTTACAGGAAAAGTTGTTGCAGCACTTCGTAACGAATTTGGTGGGCATGCAGTTGAAAAGAAATAA
- a CDS encoding 2-oxoacid:acceptor oxidoreductase subunit alpha: MLHQLSWKVGGQQGEGIESTGEIFSTAMNRLGYHLYGYRHFSSRIKGGHTNNKINVRTSTVHTIPDDLNILVAFDQETIEVNYKELTKDGVILADAKFKPVKPEDCLAELYVVPFTEIATELGTSLMKNMVAIGATAALMNLNDEVFQSVVNEIFGRKGEAVVQKNMEAIAKGHEMMNELLQDQVGKFELEPGDGKHRLFMIGNEALALGALAAGSRIMSAYPITPASEIMEYLIKKLPKFGGTVIQTEDEIAAATMAIGASYGGARAFTASAGPGLSLMMEALGLAGMTETPLVVIDTQRGGPSTGLPTKQEQSDLMAMLYGTHGEIPKVVIAPSTGEEAFYDMIQAFNIADELQLPVIVLSDLQLSLGKQTVEPFDHSKITINRGKLNMDELPEMEDKQYFKRYEVTEDGISTRVVPGQKYGIHHVTGVEHNEEGKPSEAAGNRKIQMDKRFRKLQHVHFEMPVFTDAPNEEADVLLVGFGSTKGVLEEIRPMLDAEGIKTNHAHIRLIHPFPVEEMKPLIDQAKKVIVVENNATGQLANIMKLNMGNHDKMINLTKYDGTPFLPMELLGRVKELLTDGNI; the protein is encoded by the coding sequence ATGTTACATCAGCTTTCATGGAAAGTCGGTGGGCAACAGGGGGAAGGTATCGAAAGTACCGGGGAAATTTTCTCTACTGCGATGAACCGCTTAGGTTACCATTTATATGGATATCGTCATTTTTCTTCCCGTATTAAAGGTGGCCATACGAATAATAAAATTAACGTACGTACATCAACTGTACATACGATTCCAGATGATTTAAATATATTAGTGGCATTTGACCAAGAAACAATTGAAGTTAACTATAAAGAATTAACAAAAGATGGGGTAATTTTAGCAGATGCTAAATTCAAACCTGTCAAACCAGAAGATTGCCTAGCAGAACTATATGTCGTTCCATTTACAGAAATTGCAACAGAATTGGGTACTTCACTTATGAAAAATATGGTTGCTATTGGTGCAACTGCTGCACTTATGAATCTTAATGATGAAGTTTTCCAAAGCGTTGTCAACGAAATTTTCGGAAGAAAAGGCGAAGCAGTTGTACAAAAGAATATGGAAGCAATTGCTAAAGGTCATGAAATGATGAATGAGTTGCTCCAAGATCAAGTTGGTAAATTTGAACTTGAACCTGGTGATGGCAAACATCGTCTATTCATGATCGGTAACGAGGCTCTTGCTCTAGGTGCGCTTGCAGCAGGATCTCGTATAATGAGTGCTTATCCTATTACACCAGCATCAGAAATTATGGAATATCTCATTAAAAAATTGCCTAAATTTGGTGGTACTGTTATTCAAACAGAAGATGAAATCGCTGCAGCAACAATGGCAATTGGAGCAAGCTACGGTGGTGCACGTGCATTTACTGCATCAGCAGGTCCTGGTCTTTCACTTATGATGGAAGCACTTGGTCTTGCAGGAATGACAGAAACACCATTGGTAGTGATCGATACACAACGAGGAGGTCCATCAACAGGTCTTCCAACAAAACAAGAACAATCCGACTTAATGGCAATGCTTTATGGTACTCACGGTGAAATTCCTAAAGTGGTCATAGCTCCATCAACAGGTGAGGAAGCATTTTATGACATGATTCAAGCATTCAATATTGCTGATGAATTACAGTTACCAGTTATCGTGCTATCCGATTTACAATTATCACTTGGTAAACAAACAGTTGAACCATTTGACCACTCTAAGATTACGATTAATCGCGGAAAATTAAACATGGATGAACTTCCAGAAATGGAAGATAAACAGTATTTTAAACGTTATGAAGTAACAGAAGATGGTATTTCTACTCGTGTTGTTCCTGGTCAAAAATATGGTATTCACCATGTAACAGGTGTAGAGCATAATGAAGAAGGAAAACCTTCTGAAGCAGCAGGTAACCGGAAGATACAAATGGACAAACGCTTCCGTAAACTTCAACATGTTCATTTTGAAATGCCAGTATTTACAGACGCTCCAAATGAAGAAGCAGATGTTTTACTTGTAGGTTTTGGTTCTACAAAAGGGGTATTGGAAGAAATACGTCCAATGTTAGATGCTGAAGGAATTAAAACAAATCATGCGCATATTCGTTTAATCCATCCATTCCCTGTAGAAGAAATGAAACCGTTAATTGACCAAGCCAAAAAAGTTATTGTTGTTGAAAATAATGCTACAGGTCAATTGGCTAATATTATGAAATTAAATATGGGTAACCATGATAAAATGATTAACTTAACAAAATATGACGGCACACCATTCTTACCAATGGAATTACTTGGTCGTGTAAAGGAGTTGCTAACAGATGGTAACATTTAA
- a CDS encoding MurR/RpiR family transcriptional regulator, producing MTQNTIKKINSLYPRLSEKEKKIADYIQEDPSHIINKTINEVSADLSIADATVFRFCKRLGFKGYQAMKIALASEAITPIKQIHEEISENDDERTIFEKIFKSNIQTLENTMHILDEGSIKKAVSFMNQAKHIYFYGTGGSAVIAMDAYHKFVRTGVKCFAFIDSHFQLMSASQLSSDDLAVVISHSGRNRDTLQITKTVKENGASIIAITGFPKSPISQLADVALYTSSEETEYRSEALSSRIGQLSIIDALYVNAMVKHKDDANYALEKMRHAISQTRI from the coding sequence ATGACACAAAATACGATTAAGAAAATAAACTCTCTTTATCCTCGTTTAAGTGAAAAAGAAAAGAAAATTGCAGACTATATTCAAGAAGATCCATCTCACATTATTAATAAAACCATTAACGAGGTTTCTGCTGACTTAAGTATCGCGGATGCTACTGTTTTTCGTTTTTGTAAGCGCTTAGGCTTTAAAGGGTATCAGGCAATGAAAATAGCATTAGCCTCTGAAGCAATTACACCCATTAAGCAAATTCACGAAGAAATTTCGGAGAATGATGATGAAAGAACGATTTTCGAAAAAATATTCAAATCAAATATTCAAACACTTGAAAATACCATGCACATTTTAGACGAAGGATCGATTAAAAAAGCCGTATCATTTATGAATCAAGCGAAGCATATTTACTTTTATGGTACTGGCGGCTCTGCTGTCATTGCGATGGATGCTTACCACAAATTTGTTCGAACAGGTGTTAAGTGCTTTGCTTTTATCGATTCTCATTTTCAATTAATGTCCGCTTCTCAATTGTCATCAGATGATTTAGCTGTTGTCATCTCACATTCCGGACGTAATCGAGATACTCTTCAAATTACAAAAACCGTCAAAGAAAATGGTGCATCTATAATTGCCATAACAGGCTTTCCTAAATCACCAATTAGTCAATTAGCAGATGTTGCACTTTATACAAGTTCCGAAGAAACAGAATATCGCTCCGAAGCTTTATCTTCTAGAATTGGTCAACTAAGCATAATCGATGCACTGTACGTAAACGCAATGGTAAAACATAAAGACGATGCAAATTATGCACTTGAAAAAATGCGCCATGCGATTTCACAAACTCGTATATGA
- a CDS encoding stage V sporulation protein S, translating to MDSLKVSSRSNPNSVAGALVAVIREQGYAEMQAVGAGALNQAVKAIAIARGFVAPSGTDLTCSPAFTDILIAGEDRTALKLLVEKRGR from the coding sequence GTGGATTCATTGAAAGTATCGTCTCGCTCCAACCCAAATTCTGTAGCAGGTGCATTAGTGGCAGTTATTAGAGAGCAAGGATATGCAGAGATGCAAGCAGTAGGGGCAGGTGCACTCAATCAAGCTGTAAAAGCAATCGCAATTGCGAGAGGCTTTGTAGCGCCGAGTGGTACAGATTTAACTTGTTCACCAGCGTTTACAGATATTCTTATAGCTGGTGAAGATCGAACAGCTTTAAAATTACTTGTTGAAAAACGAGGAAGATAA
- a CDS encoding TIGR00282 family metallophosphoesterase encodes MKVLFIGDIVGEIGRNAVESYLPRLKRKYDVDVVIANGENAAAGRGITKRIYQDLLMMGVDIITMGNHTWDQKEIFDFIDDAEYLIRPANFSEEAPGKGMVSVTKGGQTISVINLHGRVFLPPHDDPFAKAVELVEEAKKLSPLVFVDFHAETTSEKIALGWHLDGKASAVVGTHTHVQTADARIFPGGTAFISDVGMTGPYDEVLGMKKESVIYRFKTNMPVRFEVPKQGREVLSGFFVDLDDKTGKAKSFERIYINADYPFVP; translated from the coding sequence ATGAAAGTATTATTTATTGGAGATATTGTAGGAGAAATAGGTAGAAATGCAGTTGAATCGTATTTACCACGGCTTAAAAGAAAATATGATGTAGATGTTGTTATTGCAAATGGTGAAAATGCAGCAGCAGGTAGAGGTATTACAAAACGTATCTATCAAGATTTACTCATGATGGGTGTAGATATTATTACAATGGGAAATCATACTTGGGATCAAAAAGAAATTTTTGACTTTATTGACGATGCGGAATACTTAATTAGACCTGCTAACTTTTCAGAGGAAGCTCCAGGCAAAGGAATGGTATCCGTTACAAAAGGTGGTCAAACAATTTCCGTAATCAATTTACATGGACGCGTATTTTTACCACCACATGATGATCCATTTGCCAAGGCAGTAGAACTAGTTGAAGAAGCAAAGAAATTATCACCACTTGTGTTCGTAGATTTTCATGCAGAAACAACAAGTGAAAAAATTGCTCTAGGCTGGCATTTAGATGGTAAAGCATCGGCTGTTGTTGGAACACATACACATGTACAAACAGCAGATGCGCGTATTTTCCCTGGAGGGACGGCATTTATTTCAGATGTTGGTATGACAGGACCATATGATGAAGTGTTAGGAATGAAAAAAGAAAGCGTTATATATCGTTTTAAAACAAATATGCCTGTTCGTTTTGAAGTGCCAAAACAAGGTCGTGAAGTATTGAGTGGATTTTTCGTAGATCTTGATGACAAAACAGGTAAAGCGAAAAGTTTTGAAAGAATTTATATAAATGCAGACTATCCTTTCGTTCCTTAA
- the miaB gene encoding tRNA (N6-isopentenyl adenosine(37)-C2)-methylthiotransferase MiaB produces MNEEQRLASQQVKTTKSTNPKAEKDYSKYFQSVYTAPSLKDAKKRGKEEIQYHKDFKIDRKFMGMGTGRKFLIRTYGCQMNEHDTEVMAGIFIQLGYESTENIEEANVILMNTCAIRENAENRVFGELGHLKPLKQKNPDLLIVVCGCMSQEESVIKKILKTYHQVDMIFGTHNIHRLPEILNEAYLSKEMVVEVWSKEGDVIENLPKVRKGNTKAWVNIMYGCDKFCTYCIVPYTRGKERSRLPEDIIQEVRSLAAQGYKEITLLGQNVNAYGKDFEGRDYRLGDLMDELRKINIPRIRFTTSHPRDFDDHLIEVLAKKGNLLEHIHLPVQSGSNDMLKIMARKYTRESYLELVRKIRTAIPDVALTTDIIVGFPNETEEQFEETLSLYREVGFEMAYTYVYSPREGTPAAKMKDNVPLEVKKDRLQRLNEVVNEYCGQALKKYDGQIVEVLVEGESKKNPNVLAGYTRKNKLVNFVAPKEIIGKIVKVKVTEAKTWSLQGEIIEVVSSQEVNI; encoded by the coding sequence ATGAATGAAGAACAACGACTTGCAAGTCAACAAGTAAAAACAACTAAATCTACCAATCCAAAAGCAGAAAAAGATTATAGCAAATACTTCCAATCTGTCTATACAGCACCTTCTTTAAAAGATGCCAAGAAACGTGGGAAAGAAGAAATACAATACCACAAAGACTTTAAGATTGATCGTAAATTCATGGGTATGGGAACGGGACGCAAATTTTTAATTCGTACTTATGGCTGCCAAATGAACGAACATGATACCGAAGTTATGGCGGGTATTTTCATACAACTAGGATATGAGTCAACAGAAAATATAGAGGAAGCTAATGTCATTTTGATGAATACATGTGCGATTCGCGAAAACGCAGAAAACCGTGTATTTGGGGAACTAGGTCACTTAAAACCATTAAAACAAAAAAATCCAGATTTACTAATAGTTGTTTGTGGCTGTATGTCTCAAGAAGAATCCGTTATAAAGAAAATATTAAAAACATATCACCAAGTAGATATGATTTTTGGAACACATAATATTCATCGTTTACCAGAAATTCTAAATGAGGCATACCTATCAAAAGAAATGGTTGTTGAGGTATGGTCTAAGGAAGGTGACGTAATTGAAAACCTTCCAAAAGTACGTAAAGGAAATACCAAAGCATGGGTTAATATTATGTACGGATGTGATAAGTTCTGTACATATTGTATTGTTCCATATACACGTGGGAAAGAACGTAGTCGTTTACCAGAAGATATTATTCAAGAAGTGCGTAGCTTAGCAGCACAGGGATATAAAGAAATTACATTGCTAGGTCAAAACGTCAATGCATATGGGAAAGACTTTGAAGGCCGAGACTATCGCCTAGGTGATTTAATGGACGAATTACGCAAAATCAACATTCCTCGTATTCGCTTTACCACTAGCCATCCTAGAGATTTTGATGATCATCTAATTGAAGTACTTGCTAAAAAAGGCAATCTATTAGAACATATTCACTTACCTGTGCAGTCTGGTTCGAATGATATGTTGAAAATTATGGCACGTAAATATACCCGAGAAAGTTATCTTGAATTAGTTCGTAAAATTCGTACAGCTATACCTGATGTTGCATTGACAACAGATATTATTGTTGGATTTCCAAATGAAACTGAAGAACAGTTTGAGGAGACCCTTTCTCTATATAGAGAAGTAGGATTTGAAATGGCATATACATATGTCTATTCCCCTCGAGAAGGGACACCTGCAGCTAAGATGAAAGACAACGTGCCATTAGAAGTGAAAAAAGATCGTCTACAGCGGTTAAACGAGGTTGTTAACGAATATTGTGGTCAAGCACTAAAAAAATACGATGGTCAAATTGTTGAAGTACTTGTAGAAGGAGAAAGTAAAAAAAATCCGAATGTGTTAGCTGGTTATACAAGAAAAAATAAACTCGTTAACTTTGTAGCGCCTAAAGAAATCATTGGCAAAATTGTAAAGGTAAAAGTAACTGAAGCAAAAACATGGTCATTACAAGGTGAAATAATCGAAGTAGTATCAAGTCAAGAGGTGAATATATGA
- a CDS encoding GntP family permease yields MDAYLLMITLLAIVIVIVGVSVFKWHAFISLLVASLFLAIFTGMKLDEIVKAYETGVGGTLGHLIGIIALGAVLGKMLAESGAGLRIANFFIKVFGEKRLPWAMFFSGFVIGIPVFFEVGILILLPLVISIQKASKKNILLIALPAIAGLSIVHGLVPPHPGAVAAIGIYNANLGKVLLYSLIIAIPAGIIGGPLFAKYISKRVSPEEEPEFIHVEEKEENQLPGTFISFFSILLPVLLMVLGTLAPYMHVGKTLEGIFTFIGSPLIALLISVFSAYYFLGFRLGQDKKAIKKFTEDCLIPVGSIVLIIGAGGGFKQILIDSGVGDTIGHLAQNFSVSPLVLAFVIAGLIRIATGSATVALTTAAGIVSPIIANMSGVNLELLVIVTGAGSLMFSHVNDAGFWMVKEYLGLSIKETFKTWTALETILSFVAFACALMMNAFI; encoded by the coding sequence ATGGACGCATATCTATTAATGATCACATTACTTGCGATTGTTATTGTTATAGTCGGTGTATCAGTTTTTAAATGGCATGCATTTATCAGTCTACTTGTAGCTAGTCTGTTTCTTGCTATTTTCACCGGAATGAAATTAGATGAAATTGTAAAAGCGTATGAAACTGGTGTAGGTGGTACACTTGGACACTTAATCGGAATTATTGCTCTAGGTGCAGTATTAGGTAAAATGCTTGCTGAATCTGGTGCAGGTTTAAGAATTGCTAACTTCTTCATTAAGGTGTTTGGTGAAAAGAGACTTCCATGGGCGATGTTCTTTTCTGGATTTGTAATTGGGATTCCAGTATTTTTCGAAGTTGGAATTTTAATTTTACTGCCACTAGTTATTTCTATTCAAAAAGCTTCTAAGAAAAATATTTTATTAATTGCATTACCAGCCATTGCTGGATTATCAATTGTCCATGGCTTGGTTCCACCACATCCTGGTGCAGTGGCTGCAATTGGCATTTACAATGCTAATTTAGGTAAAGTACTTCTTTATTCCTTAATTATTGCGATTCCTGCGGGGATTATTGGTGGACCATTGTTTGCAAAATATATAAGTAAACGTGTTTCACCCGAAGAGGAACCTGAATTTATACATGTAGAAGAAAAAGAAGAAAATCAATTACCCGGAACATTTATTTCATTCTTCTCAATTCTATTACCAGTTCTTTTAATGGTTCTCGGTACACTGGCACCATACATGCATGTAGGTAAAACGCTTGAGGGTATATTTACTTTTATAGGAAGTCCATTAATTGCATTACTGATTTCTGTATTCTCAGCTTATTATTTCCTTGGATTCAGACTTGGACAAGATAAAAAGGCCATTAAAAAGTTTACAGAAGACTGCCTAATTCCTGTTGGATCAATTGTATTAATTATCGGAGCTGGTGGTGGATTTAAACAAATTCTGATTGATAGTGGTGTTGGAGATACAATTGGTCACTTAGCTCAAAACTTCTCAGTTTCACCATTAGTATTAGCCTTTGTTATTGCTGGTTTAATACGTATTGCGACGGGATCTGCAACAGTTGCACTTACAACAGCTGCGGGGATTGTTTCACCAATTATTGCGAACATGTCTGGGGTCAATTTAGAACTGCTTGTCATCGTAACAGGTGCTGGATCATTAATGTTCTCACATGTTAATGATGCAGGTTTCTGGATGGTAAAAGAATATTTAGGTTTATCGATTAAAGAAACATTTAAAACATGGACAGCTTTAGAAACCATTCTTTCTTTCGTAGCATTTGCGTGTGCATTAATGATGAACGCTTTTATTTAA
- the cotE gene encoding outer spore coat protein CotE has protein sequence MKQLRHIVTKAVVAKGKKRTECSETLRPPNSPSSILGCWVINHTYQAKKNGKFVEVTGKYEINVWYAYNNHSKTAVFSESIPYRERIKLHYRDDEPTGKEEVHIRVIQHPNCVEAVISPDGEHFIITIERELLAEVVGETTICINVHPIEFEEEWDFVDESSSSSSSSSERSSSSSSSSSSDVSSLESSSFHK, from the coding sequence CTGAAACAGTTACGTCATATTGTGACAAAAGCAGTGGTTGCAAAGGGCAAAAAAAGAACAGAATGTAGTGAAACGTTACGTCCCCCAAATAGTCCATCAAGTATTTTAGGGTGTTGGGTGATCAATCATACTTATCAAGCAAAGAAAAATGGAAAATTTGTTGAGGTAACAGGTAAGTATGAAATTAATGTATGGTATGCGTACAACAATCATTCCAAAACTGCCGTATTCTCTGAATCCATACCATATCGTGAACGAATTAAATTACATTATCGGGATGATGAACCAACGGGAAAAGAAGAGGTGCATATCCGCGTTATACAACATCCAAATTGTGTTGAAGCGGTAATTAGTCCTGATGGCGAACATTTTATCATCACAATTGAAAGAGAACTGTTAGCTGAAGTAGTAGGAGAAACAACCATATGCATTAATGTTCACCCTATTGAATTTGAAGAAGAATGGGATTTTGTAGATGAAAGCTCATCATCTTCAAGCTCTTCATCAGAAAGATCAAGTTCATCTAGTTCATCATCTTCATCAGATGTAAGTAGTTTAGAGTCATCATCATTCCACAAATAG
- a CDS encoding RicAFT regulatory complex protein RicA family protein: MTELFTKDDIIAKAREIAHMIANTEEVEFFKRAEAQINENQFVREKIASLKSLQKQAVNFQYYGKEKALKLIEEKITKIEEEIDELPIVVEFKQSQGDVNDLLQLVSNTIANNVTDEIIESTGGDVLRGETGSKVRNTQPGSCS; the protein is encoded by the coding sequence ATGACAGAACTATTTACAAAAGACGATATTATTGCAAAAGCTCGTGAAATTGCACATATGATTGCTAATACAGAAGAAGTTGAGTTTTTTAAACGTGCAGAAGCACAGATCAATGAAAATCAATTTGTTCGTGAAAAAATTGCAAGTTTAAAAAGTTTACAAAAACAAGCTGTAAACTTTCAATATTATGGTAAAGAAAAAGCCTTAAAACTAATTGAAGAAAAAATAACAAAAATTGAAGAAGAAATTGATGAATTACCAATTGTTGTAGAATTTAAACAATCACAAGGTGATGTAAATGACTTACTGCAACTCGTATCCAATACAATAGCTAACAACGTTACAGACGAGATTATTGAATCTACTGGTGGCGACGTATTGCGTGGCGAAACAGGTTCGAAAGTTCGTAACACACAACCTGGAAGCTGTTCATAA
- a CDS encoding 2-oxoacid:ferredoxin oxidoreductase subunit beta → MVTFKDFRNTVKPNWCPGCGDFSVQAAIQRAAANLEIEPHELAVVSGIGCSGRLSGYINSYGLHGIHGRALPIAQGLKMANRELNVIATGGDGDGFAIGMGHTIHSIRRNIDITYVVMDNQIYGLTKGQTSPRSAAGFVTKSTPGGAIEPSLKPLEVALSSGATFVAQSFSTDLKELTAIIEAGMKHKGFSFINVFSPCVTYNKVNTYDWFKEHITKLSSIEGYDSSNRAEAMKTVMEHEGLVTGIVYQNDDEPSYQEKVIGYHEEPLNKADIMIKEEELKELMKEFM, encoded by the coding sequence ATGGTAACATTTAAGGATTTTCGAAATACTGTAAAACCTAACTGGTGTCCAGGATGTGGTGACTTTTCAGTGCAAGCTGCCATCCAACGGGCTGCAGCGAACCTTGAAATCGAACCACATGAACTAGCAGTAGTTTCAGGTATCGGTTGTTCAGGGCGTTTATCAGGCTATATCAACTCATACGGATTACATGGTATTCATGGGCGTGCATTACCAATTGCACAAGGCTTAAAAATGGCAAATCGTGAATTAAATGTTATTGCTACAGGTGGGGATGGAGATGGTTTTGCCATCGGTATGGGCCATACAATTCATTCAATCCGTCGTAATATTGATATCACATATGTTGTTATGGATAACCAAATCTATGGCTTAACAAAAGGTCAAACTTCACCACGTTCTGCTGCAGGTTTTGTTACAAAATCAACACCAGGTGGAGCAATCGAACCATCATTAAAACCATTAGAAGTTGCTCTATCATCAGGTGCTACTTTTGTTGCACAAAGCTTTTCAACAGACTTAAAAGAATTAACTGCAATAATCGAAGCAGGTATGAAACATAAAGGATTCTCCTTTATCAATGTATTTAGTCCATGTGTAACTTATAATAAAGTCAACACTTATGACTGGTTCAAAGAACACATTACAAAACTATCGAGCATTGAAGGGTATGATTCTTCTAATCGTGCTGAAGCGATGAAAACGGTAATGGAACACGAAGGTTTAGTAACAGGTATTGTCTATCAAAACGACGATGAACCTTCATATCAAGAAAAAGTTATTGGCTATCATGAAGAACCACTTAACAAAGCTGACATTATGATTAAAGAAGAAGAATTAAAAGAACTTATGAAAGAGTTTATGTAA